The Eschrichtius robustus isolate mEscRob2 chromosome 5, mEscRob2.pri, whole genome shotgun sequence DNA window ACAAACCAGGCTGCCCTCAGTCATCTGACTCCCACCTGACCACCCTAAGAGCATGCAGCTGAGTCTTTATGAAACATGCATATTCTTAGCTTGGTTTTTAAAAGGCTTCCCATAATAGCAGGATTCTGAGGATGCTGGAGACTAGAATTGGTGTTTCTGATGTAATCGTTCGGGGGGGTAAGTGGAAGGATGCACTGAAGCAATTTTCTTTTGTTCTGAGTCTTTAAGAGATGCACGCTTGACAGGCATTAAGTAAAAACCAGAGCTATAAACACggaaggacctagagatgatcatactaagtgaggtgagccagacagagacagacaaataccatacgatatcgcttatatgtggaatctaaaaaaaaaagatacaaatgaacttatttacaaaacagaaatagacccacagacttatggttaccaaagggcaaaggacgggggggagggataaattaggagcttggggttAATGTGGTCGTCATCCTCCTCCCCCATTTTAATCCCCCCACACGTgccatttttaaagataaaatcagTCTATATTAGAATACATGTATCTagttggggaaaaaatgcttttgcCGTATGAACTGATGCCTATGTGAACTGAACATGATGAAGACATCTATTACACAGAAATGTCCACATATTAATAGACTCTGATGTAACGTGTTCAAAGAACTGCTATGTTGTAATCTGCTGGTACAGAGAAATAGATTCATCATAGAGTATTAGAAATTCTATTTCTAAAATTGAATTCTATTTGTAGTTCaatagcaatatttttaaaataattgattccCATTCAAATGGAAAACATAGTCATTTCATAAATAAAAGGCAGACTGTAAATGAAGCTCAGATAACACCTATAGGATTATTACTTTAGGAAGTCCTTACTCAAAGCTATTTCAGTAACAATAAACATAGCTCAAAGTAAGGTAATCCTTTTTAGTCAGTTTAACAAGCCTCGAGTCTTTGATGTACATACCAACAGTGTGGATGGGTTTCCTATAGGGCATTAGGCCAAAATTGTATTGAAAAATTCCTCTGGCGTGGAAGAGTGGCAAAGCAAATCCCATGATCTTCTGTAGTTTCTCCTGCACAGTTCGAAGCCATGAGCCTTCAGGGTTGCTAACTTGTTTAAATAGTTCATTTTCACCAAAAGAAAACACTGGCACCAAATAAGCACTGCAAATAACAAGGAGGAAGAATAAGCATTTTCAATGAAAaggatttaaatatttcatttagcCCAGCTGACTTTTAGAACAGATTCCTAACAATTCTTTGATGTTCCCAAGCCTCCCTATAGCGCTAAGTTCATGTTCCATACATTGAAACTGACTTATACCTGAGGTCCTTTGGGGAGGTACCTCAGTAGTCTTAGTGATTTGTGGAATTTTATTCTATAGAAAATCAAGGTTCTAGGAAGCTTCTTTGTCATCTGCGGTTTTGGCCatggttcatttgttcatttggcTGGGAATTTATACTGTGCATataaaattttgtgtttttttgttttcctcttataGACAAGTTGAATGGCTGGATGCCATGACACTGAGTTACCTTAGTGGGAAGGTTGTATTTCATTCCCCATAAACATCCACATCTGCTTTCATTAGGAAGCCGATTAGGAGCTCCGTCTTTAAGGGCCAGAAAAATTACTTTACTTCTTTGTGTTCGTTTAATAATGTGTTAACTTCCCTGACCCAGTTGCCTGAAATGAAAAGCCACTTACCCATGGGTCAAAGCAATTTTCACAAATCCCTTCCGCTGGCGGATGAACAGAGTGAACTTTCCAGGATGGGCATCCAGTGATTCCTCTGCACCCCCAAGCACAATGACTGAGATGTTTCCACCTCCTTCCTTGCTAAGCACGTGACACACACTTCTCCTGGAAACTGAGACTGGCccttagtgaataaaacaaaaggcGTTAACTAATTGCCCTTTTACACTCTTATCATAATAGTCTATGGCACCAGCAAATATTTCACAGAATTTCCTAGACTGCTTACGTTTGGAGCAGTTTGCAggtttataattttttcataGCCGAATCTTTGGTAATAGATTCCATTAAAAAGATCTAACATTCTGGCAGGTGACAGGGTTAGGTCATTAAAATGTCACTTGCTTATTACTAGGTCTATCACTTGTTCAGGTAGGTTGTGTACTGCTCATTTCTACAGATTCCATTCATATTGCATTATAAGTAAAAGGTGCCCCCTGGAGCTGTTCAGTGCACAAATCTGCATAGCTGTATGTGGTAGTCTTCATCATTATCCTGGCAGATCCTTGCTCAGAACCAAACAGTATAACCTCCAAGAAGTTGCCCTGGATCTTTTGAACACACAATGGTCTGTTTTCAGGTATTCTTTATGGATTCTTATTTCTCATACATGGATTTATAATGTAAATGGTTTCAAAAATTCAGACATCTGACAAATAACCTACAACAATTGCTAAATCTGTGCGTGATTCCCAAATGCCTAGTTTGACtttggtaaattgtttatttaagaCATAAGTTACATAATTGTTCAGTCTTTATATCAGCCTTTCCCatgtaaaaataactttaaagactccttttcagattttaaatGGACTACGTACTCTTGGAGGAAAATACTATgaactcttggaggaaaagaataacaatgaaaacacaaacaaCTTGTGACCCATATTTCAGAGACAACCACTTTTTAATGTCTTATTGTTTCCTTCCATTCTTGATTTTAtccgttttctttttttagtcaTAAAAGAAtgtgggtcttccctggtggcgcagtggttaagaatccgcctgccaatgcaggggacacgggttcgagccctggtccaggaagatcccacatgccatggagcaattaagcctgtgcgccacaactactgagcctgtgctttagagcccacgtgccacgactactgagcctgcatgccacaactactgaagcccgcgcacctagagcccatgctccgtacaagagaagccaccgcaatgagaagcccgcgcaccgcaacgaagagtagcccccgctcgccgcagctagagaaagcccgtgcacagcaacgaagacccaatgcagccaaaaataaataaatattttattaaataaataaataaaggtcagagccttgagaatgggctatcctgtatgttaaaaaaaaaaaaaaaaagaatgtgttcgTTTTATCAAGACACGGCCCTTCGTCTCCTGAAGGAAATTACATGCTCATTTTACTGTGGGTTCCTATTACTGGGGGAATATAAAATTAGGACAGGATTCTGAATGATCAGCGACTCTCTGAagagaagaggcagaggagggtagAGAACCTGAGCCCAAATAGGTGTGAGCTTTCACTGAGTTCAAAGCCACGGCCATTCTGCTCTGCGTGCCCTGAGTCAGAGCTGGAGGCATTGCTTCCACTGGAAAGAGGGCCTCGTGGATTTCCAGACACCTAGCAGTCCTCACTTGCCTCTGGACacttctcagtttcctcctgaggCTTCCCTTCTTCAGGCCATGCTTAAATGCTGCATTTCTCAGGGCTGTTAGGGACTAAATGTTTAcgttcctccaaaattcatatgttgaaacctaacccccaaaaggatggtattaggaggtggggcctttgggaggtaattaggtcatgagagtggagcccccaGGAACGGGGTTAATGTTCTTATAGGAAGAGGAACAGAGCTAGCATGTTCtctctttccaccatgtgaagatacaatgagaagatggccatctgcaaaccagcaAGTGGGCCATCACCAGACACCGGATCTTCCCAGCCttcagactgtgagaaataaatttctattgttcaagctacccagtctatggtattctctTATAGCAGCTGAACTAAGACAGGCTCCTTCTTCGTCCCTGTTGTCTCTAACCTTATCTCTACACGTGGCACACGGATTCAAACCCCACTTATGTGTCCTGAGTTCTCCAAAATCCATCTCCTTAGAGTTTTACTCTAAGAAACTGTAAACCCAGCTGGTTTGGGAGGGGACATTctatgtggtcctgcccacccagAACCCTAGAGAAAGAAACAGTGATCTGCCTTCTCTTACCACTACTCATCAGATATTCTCGGAAGAGCGGACACCGGAACCAAAATGGAAGCACATGAAGATACGCAGTAAGGCCAGGAAACAGCTCCTTGAAGTTTGAATAATTTGTACAAAAGTTTCCAAAGGCTCCAGCAACAAGCACTCCATGGGGGTGAAACCCAAATATGTAGTTGTgacttggattcaaatcccaaGTTTTGATGAGCTACAGTGCATTTATAttgacataaaaaaacaaaatgttcccTGATTAGTTTCCAATAAGAAACAGAAGGACTCAGAATTAGTTCTATGTTCAAGAGGAAATGAAGAACATGACTCATTTTCATTTCCTGGGGCAGAGCTGCTTCCAAATTTTTAAACTGTTTCCTGAACCCAGAGCCCCTCATACACAGCCTTCTAAATTTTGTCAATTTAGGTTAGACCCCATTTAGTAACTTGGGCTGAATTGCAGGCTCTCCCCCTCTAAAAAGGGAAAAGCTTGAAAAATATGTGATAAAAACACATTTGAATTCTTTTCCCAGCTTAAAACCATACTATATAAAACAATTCTACTCACATGAATTGGAAAATAGTCCTTAAAGTACCTCCAAATGGTCCAGCTTCTGACCCAGTCGGATCTCCTGCCTCCTTGCTCTGGGGTTTGCCAGTCAAAGTAAAGCCATGTCAAATAAGGGATGTAGAGGAACCAGTAGTTGTATATGATCAGGAACACGATGACTCCAAGGCACACCTGTGCTGTAAGAAAGGGGAAGACCTCAGGAATCAGGGTCAGTTAGCATCTGCTCACTGTACTGTACAATCATTGGCCCAAGGTAGGGGGAATCTAACATAGACAAAGTGTGTTCAACTGAACCTTGGTTCAAGTGAGGTAATGTACAAGACAGCAATGGTACAGTATGACCTAACATTTCTTGGATGTTTAGTATATACCAAGTACTGTATTGTGGATTccaccaaaaaatatttttaaatttaatcctcATATAGCCACAGCATCAATGAAGCAGCCCTAGCACTCCTAACATTCTTTTTATAGAGGGAAAATAGCAGCTTAGGGAGGTTAAGTGAATTGCCCAAGCTACACGGAGGTGTAAGTGGCTGACCTGTCTAAATTCAAGGTCTATTCTCAAAGCTCATGGCCCTACACCACCTCCCCGACGTGATACATGGAGGAACCGTCGCTGACAGGAGGAATGCAGAGGAATTCCTACTACAAGTGTTCACCTTGATTGAGCAGCCATTATGCATGTGCCCATGAAGAGGGCACATTCCAATGACAAACTTCATTTCCCGGAAGTCTATTGCCAGAGATAGAAATGGCACAGCAGTGACTCTACGCCTTAGCTCACCTACCACTTCTCTTGACATTTCATAATGACAGAGCAATCCTAATTGTGCACCTAATGATATAGCTTCAAATAGATGAAGCAGGAATTGATAAaacttgacctgggcagtagggACAAGAATATTTGCCTTAAAGTAATACATTAAGCTAAGctagacattttctttttatgtctgtgcTATGTGTTATACTAAAAActatttatgaaaagaaaaatatatcaatgGGGAGGAGCACAAAGACTTAAAGcgtggcacagagtaagtgctcaacaaatgccAGCTATTACTACTGGTTTAAGGAGTGGCATtacctctttcttctttattatgtGCTACAGTCTCGAATCTAGTACTGACTTTGGTCCCCCAAGCTCCTATCCATTCTCAACTTTATTAAAAAGAGCTTTGTCCCCAAACGATCCATCATGGTATCTGAGTAAGAGCACCTTGATCTATTATTGTTTTATAGTTATAGATGTAGGTatagatttggggttttttttttttttttggcaaaaacaaaacacatgtttatatttctagaaatatataaaTCAACAAATTTCCCAGTATAGATTTAACCCAAATACTGAATTGAACTCATGAGAGGACTGACTTGCTCTCTCCAGGGTGGGTTAAAAGTTAAAAGTGTGTGAAAGGTTAAGGAAGCATGTGCCCTCCACGGTTCAGTGGGGTGTTTTCTTGCATTCTGGAAGTTTCCACAAGTCTAGAAGTGAGGCCAAAAGAGTGTCCTCTGCCCTCATTCCTACCAAGATCACTCTATTTTGATTTACTTGCTTCCCTCTACCCAGGTCTGTGCGCTGACAATGTACCCCTgttaattaatttcattttattaaaatgtgcAAAACATTTACAAGAAACATAAATAGGTCTCATTATTCTCTACCCCAAGCTGGATCAGGTGAGCTATGATGGAACAGGGGAGGGAGGGCATAGGTACTGAGTAGTAACTGTCTCACATGGGCAACCTTATTTACTCCTCCTTACAACCCTCACGGTACAGAGTTCTGTCCCCATTTTGCagttgtggaaactgaggctcagggaatttGAGTGTCCAAAGGACTTGAACCTGGATCTGCCTGATCCTTAAAcccaggcactttttttttttttttagaaaaccaaACTATCCCCAGCTAATGGTCATAACACCATAAACATGTGTTTATTACAAGTACATAAGCAGGTTCATAAGCATAAAGAATCAGGCACatgaaaggttttattttctttactataaAGGTGGAGAAACTAAGACCAAAAGCAAATTAACTTAATTTCAACCACAGAGTGAGTCAAGAGTAGGTCCAGAAACAAAGTCCCCCGGCTACTAATTCAATGGTCCACTCACCCAACCACATTCCTCTAGGTGAATACACACTGCACATCTCTAACATTCATTATGTGTTTTGCatgtacagtggttaagacatgGATGGGAAATTGGACTCCTTATGTTGGAATGTGCCACCAACGAGCTTCCTGACCTGGGGTGAGGTCTTTTACTTCTTGAGCCTCGATTCCTTTACCTGTGAAATGGGC harbors:
- the MOGAT1 gene encoding 2-acylglycerol O-acyltransferase 1 isoform X1 codes for the protein MKVEFAPLNIPLARRLQTAAVLQWVLSFLLLAQVCLGVIVFLIIYNYWFLYIPYLTWLYFDWQTPEQGGRRSDWVRSWTIWRYFKDYFPIHLIKTWDLNPSHNYIFGFHPHGVLVAGAFGNFCTNYSNFKELFPGLTAYLHVLPFWFRCPLFREYLMSSGPVSVSRRSVCHVLSKEGGGNISVIVLGGAEESLDAHPGKFTLFIRQRKGFVKIALTHGAYLVPVFSFGENELFKQVSNPEGSWLRTVQEKLQKIMGFALPLFHARGIFQYNFGLMPYRKPIHTVVGRPIPVHQTLHPTPEQVEELHQTYMEELRKLFEEHKGKYGIPENETLIFR
- the MOGAT1 gene encoding 2-acylglycerol O-acyltransferase 1 isoform X2; protein product: MKVEFAPLNIPLARRLQTAAVLQWVLSFLLLAQVCLGVIVFLIIYNYWFLYIPYLTWLYFDWQTPEQGGRRSDWVRSWTIWRYFKDYFPIHELFPGLTAYLHVLPFWFRCPLFREYLMSSGPVSVSRRSVCHVLSKEGGGNISVIVLGGAEESLDAHPGKFTLFIRQRKGFVKIALTHGAYLVPVFSFGENELFKQVSNPEGSWLRTVQEKLQKIMGFALPLFHARGIFQYNFGLMPYRKPIHTVVGRPIPVHQTLHPTPEQVEELHQTYMEELRKLFEEHKGKYGIPENETLIFR